The DNA window cacccctagACTGGCCTGTGGTGTATCTTCTTGACTGTGGGAGAGCCAAGCTCACTGAGCATAATGCGACCCCTGGGCTGGACCCTAGCTGAGCAAGGAATGAGAgccagccagcaagcagcatccccTAAGGTTTCTGCCAGACTCTGTttctggtattttatcacagcaatagaaaccctacctACTTAAGTCAATTCTACACCACGCTAGATAAGAAGGCCCAAACCTCAAGAACTCAAGTGATTTGCCCAGGAGCACACAGCTACTAGCTGAAAACCAAGCCTAACTTCAAGCACAGAgttcttccttttaaaatctcACTGTTAGGCCAGGTGAACAGAGGTAAAACTGGAAACATGGACTTGATAACCCTCAGTGTCCTAACTGCCCCTTTCCTGTTGGAGAAGGACCACAGTGGACCCCGCCTAGCAATAATGTACCCATTTTATTCACATGAAAACTAATCTGGGTTAAAGCCAATGAGGAAAACCCAGCTTTCATCCAGTGAGGTGGATGTCTTCTTTAGAGAAAAGCAGCAATCTGCATTCTAGTTGCACATCAATGTGACACCAGCAAAGGTAAAGACAGTCTCAGAACAGGCCCTGATGTTCAGGTCCATCAAAGCATGAAGGAGCAGAAGAACTTCTGTACTGTCTGCTGTAGTgtacatcaaaaaacaaaactcttcctATTGTATTCTACAAGGACCAAAATTATCTTTTACAAAACTAGTTAACAAcactaaataaacacacacatacacacacacacacacacacacacacacacacacacacacacgaggtgaaagcaaaaacaaagagaaacctACAGTCTAATACTAGTAAGTGGAGCCTGAAATTCCAAGTGAAACAGAAGCAAATGGAAAGGATAAGCACCCCTTAACCAGCAGACGCTTCTGTTTCCAGCCTGTTCTCCTGTACAAAGGCCTTGTGCCCTTTGTACACATAATGAAAGTAACGAGGGTTGCAGGAAAGAACAAGAAGGGGAGACGGCAGCGTGCATCTGTGACTCTGGAATTACACTGGCACCTGGGAGACATCTGAGGCCAGTCTGAACAACACAGAGTGAACCATCTCAGACAAAACAGGATAAAACTGATGGAAAATAATGCAGTCCTGGCATTTGAAAGGCTAAGCCAAAAGGATCAAAAGTGTAAGGCACCCAGGGTTACACAACAAGACCCATCTCAAAGAAATAAACcgaaacaaacaacaagaatCCAACAGGATATGCTGAAAACAAAGCAAcaataccccccaccccctgaatCTGGAATTCAGACAGCAGAATATCAGGAAGGCTATTTAATGAATCATTTTCACTAAAAAAGAACTGTTGATGTTCAATCATCTCATGCCGATGATTCTAAGAGGGCTAGGCACCTGCACTGTCAGACAACAGAAGGCTAgtgtagaaagagaaggaacaaggTCATACGACAGACTCACATGTGTAGAGTTACATGGAATACTAAAGCAGAGAACTTCAAATGTTTTTTAAGGATAAACAGATTCACCATTTACTTCAATGGGTGAAAAGGTAAATAAactagagctgggcatggtgtgcACACCTGTGGTCCCAGGACTTGCAAGGCTGAGGCTCGAGTCTTCTACATAGTCAAACGCTGCCCAGAAGACAGAAATGAAGAGTCAAATGTAGGGCAGTCTATGCTGCCCTTCTAAAGGGAAACTtgtaaacaacaaacaaacaaacaaacaaagatggcTGGGCATATTCTAGCAGATGTGGGTAATCTcagtcagtttgaggccagcctggtttacattaTCAAactccagaccagccagagctatatacaatgagaccctatctcaaaagaaaaatttttagCTGTATGCATATAATTCTAgctatttgggaggctgaagtagAATGATCACAGCCTTGAGGCAAACCTGAGCAAttcagcaagaccctgtcttaaaaaataaatcaaaacgggaactggggagatggcacGGTAGGCTAAGCACTGAGTCGGCCTGAGGGCCTGACTTCAGGTTCCTGCTCATACAACACTTACGGTGAGCACCTGCACTCCTGGAGGCCTGAGGTCTGCCCAACCCTAGCAGACACGACAAGTTCCAGAGtcactgagagatcctgtctccaaaactacAGTGGAGAAGTGAATGAGAAAGATAACCCCAATGCTAAGCTCTGGCACTAGCACACAagttacacacagacatacaccacagacagacagacacacaccatacaaGATCCAGAAATAGAAGTTAAAAGCCAAATGTTGAATAGAAAGCTAAaatgggctgggcatggtggcgcacgcctttaatcccagcactcgggaggcagaggcaggcggatttctgagttcgaggccagcatggtctacaaagtgagttccaggacagccaggactatacagagaaaccctgtctcgaaaaaccaaaaaaaaaaaaaaaaaaaaaaaaagataaaatggctTGGACTAGAGCTCTGGCAGGCAGTGTTTGCCTAGTCCGCATGGGACGCTGGGTTAAATCCTAAGTATTATACAAGGAACTGGAGGAAGTGACACACATGTACCTGTAACTGGAGAATTCAGGAGGTGCAGAAacgaggaccaggagttcaaggcaatCCTTAGTTACATATTAAattcaggaccagcctgggcCTGATCCTCTCAAAAAATATAATATGCAAAGgtggatgagatggctcagtatttaaAAGCACTTGCAGTTCCTGCAAAGGGTCATAATTTGGTACCtggcaccaacatggcagcttacaattgTTCTTATTAACTCCAATTCCAAAGGATGTGGAGCCCTCTTCAGACCTCTGAAGGTCCcaggaatgcacacatacatatgcagacaaaactcatacacaaaaaataagaataataaaataaaggcaaTCTACTGACCAGGATAAAGCATAAGAAACCACGTAACAGAAAAAGGATTAACATAAAACCAGTGTTTGTTTTACTGTATGTAAAAACTCACATTGAAGTGACCAAGATCCAACTCTAAAAAGTCGTCCTCTAATCCCCACCTATGatctagggtttttttgttgctgtttttccctaacttgacacagctagagttatctggaaaGAGGAACCGTAACTGACAAAGGGCTTCCATAATCACACTGCATATGTGTAACCAGCAGAGCACTGACGGGGGAGGGCTCAGCTCACCAGAAGCACTGCcgctcctgggcaggtggtcctgggggtataagaaagcaaggtgaatCGCTAAGAGGAATCGACTGCTACTTCCTGGGTAACCCTAAAGATAGCAATGAAGACATGGTCCAAGAGTCAGCCTCTACTGATAAGGTCTGAATGATGAAACcaagaaagggaggagaaagggaagaagagagaaatacTCAGAAACATTCTACCCAGTCACGGATGCCCTTGGAGCTTCACCATCTCAATCCTCACAacagacagttttacagagaaggaaaatcaaAGAGGTCCTGCCTTGCTCAAAGTGACAAGGCTAGAAACTCAGAGTCCAAATGTGAATCTGGTCTGCCAACAAGTTCAGCGCAATGGCAGGTGTGGTCAACACTGTGGCCAGCCCCACATTTACCTAGGACTGGAACCTGCTCACTTCCTGGGTCTGCCCAGGCCAACTCACCTGTGAACTAGATGGTAGCATCTGGGAGTTGGGCTCCTCGGACGGCGTTGCCCCTGACCCCATAGGGCTTAGCGTGGTAATTCTGCTTGGCTGGCCACGCAGCGTCAGAGTAATGGTGGTGGGGACCTTTAAGCCTAagtaagagacagacagacagagagaaagttaGGAAGACAGGGTACTGATTTCTAGCCTCTACTTTCAGGTAACAGTTTCTTCCCAAAACAGCATCTTGGCTTTCTTCCTGGGCAGGTAGGTCTACGCTGTCAGTAAATTTGAAGGGCTCCAGTCTGTGTTCTCTAGACCTTTCTGAGGGCAGGTTCCACAGAGCTGAATCCAAGAATCAAGGAAAGTTCACCTTGCCTATCTAAGACCTGGAAATACCCAGAACTGGAAGTCCCCATCATTTTCATGGCACTTACCTGATGCTTGGTTGGAAATCTGAGCCAAGCCAGGTAGGCTGCTTGCCAACTTAGCGAGGCTCCCATTGGTCAGCAGCTGGTGGATGGCAGTGGGCTTCCCACCAGGAGTGGCACCCAAGGAGGAGAGAGTGGTGGCCACAGGGATGGTACGGACAATGGTGCTCGTGCCTGTGGTGATGGCACCCAGACTCTGCATGGGGGTTGGCAATTTCACACTGGTGGCCTATTGGACACAAGCAGATGATTAGAAGTTACCACCCAACAATAACACCAGAGCCTGCAGAGCCCACTCAGCACATGGCAAGCAAGGTACTCTTCCaggatttttattatctttatattATCCCTCCCATAAGAAGTTCTTATCCCACACTACCCAGTACAGCAGATGATATACCTGTGGGGCTGGCCCTGGGGAGGGACTTCCTGGGAGGCCAGAGGTCTTGCTGCTAATATCCTGTAAGCTGAAGCTGAGGCCCTGGAGGAGGCTGCTGGCTGAAGCGGTCCCTAGGAGAGGACATGGCAGATGCAGCAGACATCAGTCCCGGGTATTACCCACAAGCAGCCTATAGCACTTTCATCCTACAACAACCTAAGCTTGCCCTTAAGCACTACCCTGCCCTCAGAAAGATACCAGGAAAgccttcccagcacacacagaagTTACTACACAAGGACAGGTGCTATGCCAGACACTGCCTTGGATTTACTTTTCCAACCTGTTCTAAGCCAGCAGTCCTGCACTTTGTACAGAAAAACGGAgagcttgaatctcacttttcagaaacacaaattcaattacttctacagaaaagaaagaataaagcaaGTGGATTCTGATACCTGACCACATTACATATAGTCCAACAACCTGAAAGTAAAATCTTAAGGGAGAGGTAATTCAGCAATGTCCTAACCCATGGTACCGGCAATCAGCCCTTCCAGGCAGGCTAGGCTCAGAAAAAGTAGATATCAAAGAGGTAAAACACAtctcactttgctgaagttcagTTCAGCACCACCTCCAGCTTTATCTAGTTGGAGgtatgaaaaagaagaaacaacacaGGCAACTGTCTATCCTCACAGTAAAGGACACAGCCCCTACAGACAGTAAAGACAAGCTAATTCCAGTTCCCGTTAGCTTCTGCTACCACTGGGAGAGCAGAGCTACTCTTTCTCGCTCCAGTTCCAGAACTGGTCTAAGACCACCCCCTGCAGCAGCAGATCCAAGACAAGATACCTGGAAGGGAGCTGCCTGGAGAAGTGGCCACCAAGCGGCTCTGCAGCGTGTGGATAGCATTAGGTGTGGCACTGCTGGAAGCCACAGATGGGGTTGTGCTGGCTGTACCTCCACCTTCAGAAGAACTTGACCTGGAAATAAAGGAAGGAGCCCTGTTATCCAAAGAGCAGCAGCCCACAGCCACAAGGGGTATCCCGAGTGAAGTCCGTCCGTCAGGCAAGGAAgaatctttggtttctgtttcagttcctaaGCCCCACCTCTATCCTTCTAAAAGCCAGGCCTAAATGAAAGAACTCAAGTCCTGGGTAAAGTCAGTGGATGCTCTGTCAGAAAGAAAGCTCCCAATCAGAAAAAAGTCACATGCCTACAACTGACTCTAGAATATCTCAACTTCCCTGAAGACCAAACGAAGCAGAAGTTGAGTGAACAGGAGGAAGACTAGGAGAGCAAAGGCAGACAGACTCACTTGGCTGTAGTGAGAAGTCCAGTGAGTTCCTTGGCTCCTGCTGAAGCTCCCAGGGtcatggtgatgggcttccctcCGGCAGCTGCAGAATAACCAAGACCAAAGTTCAGTCCTAACTTGCCCCTAAACCAAGGCTGAATTTAagatggaaaatgaaaaagaacagcTATGCTATTCAGGGACAGCTGgggttcttctcttccttccttccattttttaaGCTGTCTATTACCTTAATTAAAACCCCAAATGGACAAAGTGTATAATGTTCTAAATGGCCCCACAAGTACTCTGATATTGTCTCCCTTCTTGAGACAGGTGACTACCACTTTCCACCATGTGTGACCTCAGACCATCTCTGTTCCAGGTGACCATTGACTGACAGAGGCTGGGTTGCCTGCCAAGCCTGGGAACGCTGATCAGCCTTTATCAAAGACAGCACAAAAGACTCACCTTCAGGTGTTCCACCTTGAGAAAGAGTGCAAGGTCCTCCAACTGTGTCCCCTTGGGAGATCAGGGACACTTTGATCTTTGGTCGCTTGGAAGGCTTTGCTCCAGGAAGAGGACTGGAAGAATGGTGCCTCTTAAGCTGGACCCGAAGCTCTTCTTTCTCTATGTCCTCCACTGATTCTGATGAAATGGGAACTAAGAAACAGAGCTGAGGTAAGATCTTCTATAACTTATAAATACCACAAGCCAAGCCATCCAGAAGAGACATGTGGAAGTTGCACAGGAAAAGGGACACAGGTACAGGTTGTCCCACCCATTGGGGACCTGACTTGGAATATCTCAGAGATAACTCAGCCTATCTCAGTTGCCCTGGAGTAGGGAGACAAGGGGCCTTGAGCTGTTGGGAACCAAACAAAGGATAAAAGGCATGCTGACATCATCTAGCAGAACCAACCCCATCAGAGAACTAAGTAAACAGTTTTCTCTGCACTTTCCAGACTCGAAGAAGCTGGTCATTTCCCTGTTATACACCTTCTCCCAAGCTGTCCCATAGCTGGGGACAGTAAACAGCCTATAAGGAACATCCACAGGCAGGCCACCTAATCCTCTGCACAAGGGAGTTTTCCCAGGGCTTCCGCAGCCTCCATCATGCATTAGGTACTTGAGGCTGAGGGCTTTGCTTGTCAAATGGTGGTAAGGCAGACAGACTGCTACCAGGAGTTGCTGGCTCTCAGGAACTACTAGGTGAGGTAGCATTTCAGCTGCTGCCCAAATAAGACAAAAGTGGCCCATGTCCCAACCAGGTCTACGGATATGAACTTCCATTAACTCAAACAGATCACTATGTATAAAGGCAAACGTCCCTTGCCTCCCTAGGCTTGATAACCTTTAGACTTTCTCAGTTTCCTGCTCTGTAACCTCAGAAGTCTCTTTTGTAGTGAGCAAGACAGCAGGCCAATGAACATTGGGGTTGCTGGCGTGGGGCTACAGTGAGGGAATCAAGGGCTGCTTAGGGATGAATGTACCAGCCTAAGACAGAGGAGTGCTCTAAGCAGCTCTCTTGTACTTGCAGCAATCAGGATGGAAACAACCAAGGCAGGGAGAAAACAGACAAGGAAAATGCAGGCTCACATGA is part of the Mus musculus strain C57BL/6J chromosome 1, GRCm38.p6 C57BL/6J genome and encodes:
- the Kansl3 gene encoding KAT8 regulatory NSL complex subunit 3 isoform X3, translated to MIGAVRSKVLEIHSHFPHKPIILIGWNTGALVACHVSVMEYVTAVVCLGFPLLTVDGPRGDVDDPLLDMKTPVLFVIGQNSLQCHPEAMEDFREKIRAENSLVVVGGADDNLRISKAKKKSEGLTQSMVDRCIQDEIVDFLTGVLTRAEGHVGSEPRDQDAEKKKKPRDLTRRDLAFEIPERGSRPASPAARLPTSPSGSEDLSSVSSSPTSSPKTKVTTVTSTQKSSQIGTSQLLKRHVQRTEAVLTHRQAQAQFAAFLKQNMLVRKAFPPGTSSCLFVPISSESVEDIEKEELRVQLKRHHSSSPLPGAKPSKRPKIKVSLISQGDTVGGPCTLSQGGTPEAAGGKPITMTLGASAGAKELTGLLTTAKSSSSEGGGTASTTPSVASSSATPNAIHTLQSRLVATSPGSSLPGTASASSLLQGLSFSLQDISSKTSGLPGSPSPGPAPQATSVKLPTPMQSLGAITTGTSTIVRTIPVATTLSSLGATPGGKPTAIHQLLTNGSLAKLASSLPGLAQISNQASGLKVPTTITLTLRGQPSRITTLSPMGSGATPSEEPNSQMLPSSSQRLPPAP